One Vespula pensylvanica isolate Volc-1 chromosome 1, ASM1446617v1, whole genome shotgun sequence genomic region harbors:
- the LOC122628270 gene encoding 3-phosphoinositide-dependent protein kinase 1 isoform X7, producing the protein MSPPTNDVTNGVVAPAATLAPRVPTNPSLTTVNPLTHKRTPKDFIFGKVIGEGSFSTVYLAKDIHTSKEYAIKVCDKRHVIKEKKTEYVKREKEVLNMLATAKHSFVRLFCTFQDMERLYFVLSYAKNGELLPYINKVGSFDIECTKFYSAEILRGLEYLHGLGIIHRDLKPENILLDEKMHLLITDFGSAKILKDPETPQVMGPPADDAQQQQQQQQQPQQQQQQQGRKERRGSFVGTAQYVSPELLTDKTASRASDLWALGCIVYQMVAGLPPFRSRSEYLIFQKILKLEYEIPDGFCELAKSLVSRLLVLEPNERLGAQDEHGAGYPSIRAHPFFEGVDFETLHEQTPPPIYPYLPGTSEHEELRSQYRVPDHLEPGLDDKQLTRLLGLGIGEDDDDDDDDDDDDDDEEDDERENENNADNSAEPSANEPSKRTIDKPARRAAVLAAAATVAERQPRKTRTSGTESNIADLTPEEIRNRLEKQRASSQWDVFVEGNLILKQGFVNKRKGLFARRRMLLLTTGPHLYYVDSVNMVLKGEIPWSPELRVEPKNFKIFFVHTPNRTYYLEDPEGFALEWCRAIEEMRVHCYGLQESTA; encoded by the exons ATGTCTCCACCGACGAACGACGTGACCAACGGTGTAGTGGCGCCAGCAGCCACCTTGGCGCCCCGAGTTCCTACGAACCCTTCGCTCACCACCGTAAATCCGCTCACGCACAAGCGCACTCCGAAGGATTTCATCTTTGGCAAGGTGATCGGCGAGGGAAGCTTCTCCACC GTTTACCTCGCCAAGGATATCCATACCAGCAAGGAGTACGCGATAAAAGTGTGCGACAAGCGTCACGTCATCAAGGAGAAAAAGACCGAGTACGTGAAACGCGAGAAGGAGGTGTTGAACATGCTCGCGACGGCGAAACACTCGTTCGTGCGTTTGTTCTGCACCTTCCAGGACATGGAAAGACTCTATTTCGTCCTATCGTACGCGAAAAACGGCGAGCTTCTACCTTATATCAATAAGGTTGGCTCCTTCGACATCGAATGTACCAAGTTCTACTCGGCGGAGATCCTGCGTGGTCTCGAATACCTTCACGGTCTCGGTATCATTCATCGCGATCTCAAGCCGGAGAACATACTTTTGGACGAGAAGATGCACCTGCTCATTACCGATTTCGGCAGCGCTAAAATCCTCAAAGATCCGGAGACCCCGCAAGTGATGGGACCTCCGGCGGATGACGctcaacaacagcagcagcagcagcagcagccgcaacaacagcaacagcagcagggTCGCAAGGAACGCAGAGGTTCCTTCGTCGGCACCGCGCAATACGTCTCACCGGAATTACTGACGGACAAAACGGCGAGCAGAGCGTCGGATCTTTGGGCGCTCGGCTGCATCGTCTACCAGATGGTCGCCGGTTTGCCGCCGTTCCGTTCGCGGAGCGAATACTTGATATTCCAAAAGATCTTGAAGCTCGAGTACGAAATACCCGATGGCTTCTGCGAGTTGGCCAAGTCCCTCGTCAGTCGTCTTCTCGTGCTCGAACCCAACGAAAGACTCGGCGCTCAGGACGAGCACGGCGCCGGTTATCCCAGCATTCGTGCTCATCCCTTCTTCGAGGGTGTCGACTTCGAGACCCTTCACGAACAAACGCCTCCGCCGATTTATCCCTATTTGCCCGGCACGTCGGAGCACGAGGAACTCAGGTCGCAGTACAGAGTTCCGGACCATCTCGAGCCCGGGCTCGACGACAAGCAGCTAACGAGACTTCTCGGTCTTGGCATCggcgaggacgacgacgacgacgatgacgacgacgacgacgacgatgacgaggaaGACGACGAACGCGAGAACGAGAACAACGCGGACAACAGTGCCGAACCTAGCGCCAACGAGCCGAGCAAACGAACCATCGACAAGCCCGCTCGACGCGCTGCTGTActtgccgccgccgccaccgttGCCGAGAGACAACCGAGAAAGACCAGGACCTCCGGAACCGAAAGCAACATCGCCGATCTCACGCCCGAGGAGATCAGAAACCGATTGGAGAAGCAACGCGCGTCCAGTCAGTGGGACGTCTTCGTCGAGGGCAATCTCATCTTGAAGCAAGGATTCGTCAACAAGAGAAAGGGCCTCTTCGCTAGACGGAGAATGCTCCTGCTCACGACCGGACCTCACCTATATTACGTCGACTCTGTCAATATGGTGCTCAAGGGTGAGATACCCTGGAGCCCCGAACTCAGGGTCGAGCCCAAGAACTTTAAGATTTTCTTTGTCCATACT CCAAACAGGACGTATTATCTCGAAGATCCCGAGGGATTCGCATTAGAGTGGTGTAGAGCTATCGAGGAGATGCGAGTCCATTGTTACGGCCTGCAGGAATCCACCGCTTAA